A section of the Trichomycterus rosablanca isolate fTriRos1 chromosome 6, fTriRos1.hap1, whole genome shotgun sequence genome encodes:
- the lnpk gene encoding endoplasmic reticulum junction formation protein lunapark-B — MGAIISRWKAKPSTVELLEDLDKEIKDIEEFRAKNQRLQKIWVGGLLFYSATLYLITCVIVYYLYLPDELSGRLVTALPLIAFPALVWFARKLLIFLFSKRTERNNEKLEDLKSQKRKKLEEVMETETYKNAKLILERFDPESKNKMEGEATPVRPQMTPKPGQEIRQRHVAMATPGPMATPGPMIRPLTPGVTPLRAAPGGPPETTSGATASSPAASSSTETPPQMRRNLSPYSPVPGTGMYPPGPPMARPILPRERSAVDRVIEYLVGDGPQNRYALVCQQCFSHNGMALKEEFEYLAFRCAYCYFMNPARKTRPQAPRLPEFNFERRLRSESPDLHSSAASETAEDSNVQEEDVEPAVSDEKQEPEFEDAASTNEEETDLQSHQSSPSQSEDS; from the exons GCAAAGCCTTCCACAGTGGAGCTTCTGGAGGACTTGGATAAG GAAATTAAGGATATTGAAGAGTTTCGTGCAAAAAACCAGCGTCTGCAGAAGATATGGGTGGGCGGGCTGCTGTTCTACTCCGCCACATTGTATCTGATAACCTGTGTGATTGTTTATTACCTTTACCTGCCTGATGAGTTGAGCGGCCGGCTAGTTACTGCGCTGCCTCTGATCGCCTTCCCAGCACT GGTGTGGTTTGCCCGCAAGCtgcttatttttcttttctccaAGCGAACAGAAAGAAATA ATGAAAAGTTAGAAGATTTAAAAtcacagaaaagaaaaaaa CTTGAGGAGGTGATGGAAACGGAGACCTACAAAAATGCTAAGTTAATTCTAGAGCGCTTTGACCCTGAATCCAAGAACAAAATG GAAGGAGAAGCTACTCCAGTCCGACCCCAAATGACTCCCAAACCAGGACAGg AGATACGACAGCGCCATGTTGCTATGGCCACTCCAGGACCCATGGCCACTCCAGGGCCTATGATTCGCCCCCTCACCCCAGGAGTCACACCCCTTCGGGCAGCTCCCGGTGGCCCACCTGAGACAACCAGTGGTGCAACAGCCTCCAGCCCAGCAGCAAGCAGCAGCACTGAGACCCCACCGCAAATGAGAAGGAACCTTAGCCCCTATTCACCTGTACCAGGAACAG GAATGTACCCTCCGGGACCACCAATGGCACGGCCCATCCTTCCCCGAGAACGCAGTGCAGTGGACAGGGTAATTGAATACCTGGTTGGAGATGGTCCTCAGAACAG ATATGCTTTGGTCTGTCAGCAGTGTTTCTCTCATAATGGTATGGCTTTGAAGGAAGAGTTTGAATATTTGG CCTTCCGCTGTGCATACTGCTACTTTATGAACCCAGCAAGAAAGACAAGACCCCAAGCACCCAGACTCCCAGAGTTCAACTTTGAGCGCAGACTTCGCTCTGAGTCGCCCGACTTGCACTCTTCAGCAGCTTCAGAAACGGCAGAGGACAGTAATGTCCAAGAAG AGGATGTGGAGCCAGCTGTCTCTGATGAAAAACAGGAGCCAGAGTTTGAGGATGCTGCATCCACAAATGAGGAAGAGACAGATTTGCAATCTCATCAGAGCAGCCCTTCGCAATCAGAGGATTCTTAG
- the atp5mc3b gene encoding ATP synthase membrane subunit c locus 3b — MYACAKFVSSPALVRSGSRALYRPLSASVLSRPDVKSAEASPVLLPQSAVSQVALRGFQTSAVSRDIDTAAKFIGAGAATVGVAGSGAGIGTVFGSLIIGYARNPSLKQQLFSYAILGFALSEAMGLFCLMVAFLILFAM; from the exons ATGTACGCCTGCGCTAAATTCGTGTCCTCTCCTGCActg GTCCGCTCTGGCTCAAGGGCACTCTACAGACCACTCTCAGCTTCTGTGCTCTCCAGGCCAGATGTGAAATCTGCAGAG GCTAGCCCAGTCCTACTGCCACAGAGTGCTGTATCTCAGGTTGCACTGAGGGGATTCCAGACAAGTGCAGTGAGCCGTGACATCGACACAGCTGCCAAGTTCATCGGTGCTGGTGCTGCCACCGTAGGTGTTGCAGGATCAGGAGCCGGAATCGGAACAGTGTTCGGCAGCCTAATCATTGGATATGCAAG GAACCCATCTCTAAAGCAGCAGCTGTTCTCCTATGCTATCCTGGGCTTTGCCTTGTCTGAGGCCATGGGTCTATTCTGTTTGATGGTTGCTTTCCTCATCCTGTTTGCCATGTAA